Proteins from a single region of Streptomyces sp. HUAS 15-9:
- a CDS encoding ATP-binding cassette domain-containing protein: protein MVKRFGHVQALQGADFTAYPGEVVALIGDNGAGKSTLVNVLSGVLTPDDGEIRLDGEPVRFAGPMDAQRLGVETVYQDLSLAPDLDAAANLYLGRELLRGGLLGRIGVLDRPAMRREAVRAFAELGVELKDVTAAVTTLSGGQRQSVAVARAVAFANKVIFMDEPTAALGVVQRARVLDTVRRVADRGICTVLISHNMPEVLSVADRVEVLRLGRRVASFTAADTTIEELVGAMTGSLDGPAQQNAALGSAGAAESEDAR, encoded by the coding sequence GTGGTCAAGCGTTTCGGCCATGTCCAGGCGCTCCAGGGCGCCGATTTCACGGCATATCCCGGCGAGGTCGTCGCCCTGATCGGTGACAACGGTGCCGGCAAGTCCACTCTGGTGAACGTCCTGTCGGGCGTGCTCACCCCCGATGACGGTGAGATACGGCTGGACGGCGAGCCGGTCCGGTTCGCCGGTCCGATGGACGCGCAGCGCCTCGGGGTGGAGACCGTCTACCAGGATCTGTCGCTGGCGCCCGATCTGGACGCGGCGGCCAATCTCTACCTCGGCAGGGAGCTCCTGCGCGGGGGCCTGCTGGGGCGTATCGGTGTGCTCGACCGGCCCGCGATGCGGCGGGAGGCGGTCAGGGCGTTCGCGGAACTCGGCGTCGAACTGAAGGACGTCACGGCCGCCGTGACAACGTTGTCCGGTGGGCAGCGGCAGTCCGTCGCGGTGGCCCGTGCGGTCGCGTTCGCCAACAAGGTCATCTTCATGGACGAGCCGACGGCCGCACTGGGTGTCGTACAGCGCGCCCGTGTCCTGGACACCGTCCGCAGGGTCGCGGACCGCGGCATCTGTACCGTGCTGATCAGCCACAACATGCCCGAGGTGCTGTCGGTGGCGGACCGGGTCGAGGTGCTGCGACTGGGCCGCCGGGTCGCCTCGTTCACGGCGGCCGACACCACCATCGAGGAACTCGTCGGGGCCATGACCGGATCGCTGGACGGCCCCGCGCAGCAGAACGCGGCTCTCGGCTCGGCCGGTGCGGCGGAATCGGAGGACGCACGATGA
- a CDS encoding LacI family DNA-binding transcriptional regulator, giving the protein MASRPTMKDVAAAAGVSAMTVSRVVNGDASVAPRTAARVEAAVRRLGYQRDDVARQLRRAGRPSQTIGLMVDNVADPFMAAVASAAEDVARQRGSTVLIGSSHDDPRREREVIAAFTARRVDGLILTPVAGSHRFLRSAQARGTKIVCVDRAAPGLEADAVVVDNFGAVKEAVRHLIAHGHRRIAYLGDKREIWTVGERHRGYLAALEASDIDADPAIVRHGLRSGPDAAKAVTEILSVPEPPTAVLVSNDIVAFGALAVLPPGIAFIGFDDFALAARLTPPVTVIAQDPVALATNAAHLLFARIHGDDSPTRTVVMPTRLIPRGSGEIPGPYRR; this is encoded by the coding sequence GTGGCCAGCCGTCCCACGATGAAAGACGTAGCCGCGGCGGCGGGCGTCAGCGCCATGACGGTGTCCCGGGTCGTCAACGGTGACGCGTCGGTCGCTCCGCGCACCGCCGCCCGGGTGGAGGCTGCCGTCCGTCGGCTCGGCTACCAACGCGACGACGTGGCACGGCAGTTGCGCCGCGCCGGCCGGCCGAGCCAGACCATCGGGCTGATGGTCGACAACGTCGCCGACCCCTTCATGGCCGCGGTCGCGTCCGCCGCCGAGGACGTGGCCCGGCAGCGCGGCAGCACGGTGCTCATCGGCTCCAGCCACGACGACCCCCGCCGGGAACGGGAGGTCATCGCTGCCTTCACCGCGCGCCGCGTGGACGGGCTGATCCTCACCCCGGTCGCGGGCAGCCACCGCTTTCTGCGCTCTGCCCAGGCACGCGGCACCAAGATCGTCTGCGTGGACCGGGCCGCGCCGGGCCTGGAGGCGGACGCCGTCGTGGTGGACAACTTCGGCGCGGTGAAGGAGGCCGTCCGGCATCTGATCGCGCACGGCCACCGCCGTATCGCCTACCTCGGCGACAAGCGGGAGATCTGGACCGTGGGCGAACGCCACCGGGGCTATCTGGCGGCGCTGGAGGCCTCGGACATCGACGCCGATCCGGCGATCGTCCGGCACGGACTGAGGTCGGGCCCGGACGCCGCCAAGGCCGTCACCGAGATCCTCTCCGTGCCGGAGCCGCCCACGGCTGTCCTGGTCAGCAATGACATCGTCGCGTTCGGGGCGCTGGCCGTCCTGCCACCGGGCATCGCGTTCATCGGCTTCGACGACTTCGCCCTGGCCGCGCGGCTGACCCCGCCGGTCACCGTCATCGCCCAGGACCCGGTCGCGCTCGCGACGAACGCCGCGCATCTGCTGTTCGCCCGCATCCACGGGGACGACTCCCCGACGCGGACCGTCGTCATGCCCACCCGGCTGATTCCGCGGGGGTCGGGGGAGATCCCGGGGCCGTACCGCCGTTGA
- a CDS encoding dynamin family protein codes for MTKQLVVDGAGERWDSAVAGHLRWIRGLLDGLRLPAERRSTLRHRLRAVEARAADPELRVAVFGEASSGKSTLLNAFLQRRLLPSSARVTTHTTTVLRHRDGAEGVVLRTADDDVLTWPSAAFARWTGLRHTSRPGDLENALERVLTTELAEQVRELEVLSPVHLLGGGTAVLDTPGFSVTERGHRELAVAAARQADLALVVVPAVAAMSMTLVDFLSGPLLDHQDRCAFVLTKVDLLDEDERAEVVEVVENRLKELGIGDPVLLPCAPGQALREITTTGGRAPDTEGHLARFLAVEARIAELAAERRQFAIAATVLGLLSELLTAVEESTESQRAELSRTERGLAALSLPDLPAFLDTWAQRTLDRAGSELSHAASAGIPAASRAALETKVADAVAGDKIGNMSEATGNVSRIVRLHLREEAERAVRTAADRAGELLTSGAEELARDFTTEYSALAGLAGEVWAAPEAPAVRTTDLPAPDLSDVDETLTAIGTQLSASDNWRTGGGAMAGALAGSLIAPGIGTVIGGALGALIGKRGNDAAREQFLERARPIIAAAHEEIGTLVGDSLLRVRAGVTDSIAALRRQYEDEWGAEITRLTAENDRRRAELAAGIAAMEEAADGAGRRREKVAALRGEAARTVPDPEEQ; via the coding sequence GTGACGAAACAGCTGGTGGTGGATGGCGCGGGGGAACGGTGGGACTCGGCGGTCGCCGGGCACCTGCGGTGGATCCGCGGCCTGCTCGACGGTCTCAGGCTCCCGGCCGAGCGCCGGAGCACGCTGCGTCATCGTCTGCGCGCGGTCGAAGCGCGCGCCGCGGACCCGGAGTTGAGGGTCGCGGTGTTCGGCGAGGCGTCCAGCGGCAAGAGCACCCTGCTCAACGCCTTTCTGCAGCGCCGACTGCTGCCCTCCTCGGCCCGGGTGACCACGCACACCACGACCGTGCTGCGCCACCGGGACGGCGCCGAGGGCGTGGTGCTCCGTACCGCCGACGACGATGTGCTGACGTGGCCGTCCGCCGCGTTCGCCCGGTGGACGGGGCTGCGTCATACGTCCCGGCCGGGTGATCTGGAGAATGCCCTCGAGCGGGTGCTGACGACCGAATTGGCCGAGCAGGTACGGGAGTTGGAGGTACTGTCGCCCGTCCACCTGCTGGGCGGCGGTACGGCGGTGCTCGACACACCGGGGTTCAGCGTGACCGAACGGGGGCATCGGGAGCTGGCCGTGGCCGCCGCACGGCAGGCGGACCTGGCGCTGGTCGTGGTGCCCGCCGTCGCCGCGATGTCGATGACGCTGGTGGACTTCCTGAGCGGACCGCTGCTGGACCACCAGGACCGCTGCGCCTTCGTGCTCACCAAGGTCGACCTGCTCGACGAGGACGAACGGGCCGAGGTCGTCGAGGTCGTCGAGAACCGGCTGAAGGAACTGGGGATCGGCGATCCGGTGCTGCTGCCCTGTGCACCGGGGCAGGCGCTGAGGGAGATCACCACGACCGGTGGCCGTGCGCCCGACACGGAAGGGCATCTGGCGAGGTTCCTCGCCGTCGAGGCACGGATCGCGGAACTGGCCGCCGAGCGACGGCAGTTCGCCATCGCGGCCACGGTACTCGGGCTGCTCTCGGAACTGCTCACGGCGGTGGAGGAGTCCACGGAGTCCCAGCGTGCCGAACTCAGCCGCACGGAGCGCGGGTTGGCCGCCCTGTCCCTGCCGGACCTCCCGGCCTTTCTGGACACCTGGGCCCAGCGCACCCTGGACCGGGCCGGAAGCGAGCTGAGCCACGCCGCCTCGGCAGGCATCCCGGCGGCGTCCCGGGCGGCGCTCGAGACGAAGGTGGCCGACGCCGTCGCCGGAGACAAGATCGGCAACATGTCCGAGGCAACCGGAAACGTCTCCCGTATCGTCCGGCTCCACTTACGGGAGGAGGCCGAGCGGGCTGTGCGGACCGCGGCGGACCGGGCCGGCGAACTGCTGACCTCCGGAGCCGAGGAACTGGCGCGCGACTTCACCACCGAGTACAGCGCCCTGGCCGGGCTGGCCGGTGAGGTCTGGGCCGCGCCCGAGGCACCCGCGGTGCGGACGACCGACCTGCCCGCCCCCGACCTCTCCGACGTCGACGAGACGCTGACCGCGATCGGCACCCAGCTGAGCGCCAGCGACAACTGGCGCACCGGCGGCGGGGCTATGGCCGGAGCCCTGGCCGGCAGCCTGATCGCCCCCGGCATCGGCACCGTCATCGGTGGCGCGCTCGGCGCGCTCATCGGCAAACGCGGCAATGACGCGGCCCGCGAGCAGTTCCTGGAGCGGGCCCGCCCGATCATCGCCGCCGCGCACGAGGAGATCGGCACCCTCGTCGGCGACTCCCTGCTGCGCGTCCGCGCGGGCGTCACCGACAGCATCGCCGCCCTTCGCCGGCAGTACGAAGACGAGTGGGGCGCGGAGATCACCCGCCTCACTGCCGAGAACGACCGGCGGCGCGCCGAACTCGCCGCCGGCATCGCCGCCATGGAGGAGGCCGCCGACGGCGCCGGACGCCGCCGCGAAAAGGTCGCCGCACTGCGTGGCGAGGCCGCCCGCACCGTCCCCGACCCCGAGGAGCAGTGA
- a CDS encoding dynamin family protein, with protein MDNGSPPVAGTPPPVPTTTHIADVTAAAPGWLREARQLAGDYGLDRIGTALEALAAERGRQFFRIAVVGEFNRGKSTLINRLIGRDLLPTGPRPVTRAPVTVRAAQVESLRLTWPDGHDEVRALDAEDPWDGLIGTLPTKRPPHGAQSEPAPPEPAVVAAVADTWLTELGIELVDLPGANSGSEEQFEQVRRTAAASDAVLFVVSAVSPMSSTEHRLLQEEVLCRHVPFTAVVVTMLDLLAPEDREETVRHLKQRLEDLPGTLAVLPAPEPGGGEPELAALRSLVEEFARGSGRALWRDRRIAAQVADHCEAMTAIAAEAIAADGLSQAEADERAAQATTLLEKEEQRWEQLRIDLTGRQLALTARLREQIQQDRDGLIERLRWELERAQDPGDWWKRDLPFRLRHELSLLAQRSERTALPGLTADTEWLDTEVAGQLPGASPTPVPAWLGPAVEPQLTGEISDLSRTRLATRLGAQGGAIVGYFIALARSAPIPMIYGAGFSLIGGLLAEGAIRSATEQQRNEVDAVLVRVVDDSTAAFLRQAVDLLADLYTDVFDQLRESRAVWHDARRAALEAPPGSGVDWSALARPAAALTARIRAELQK; from the coding sequence ATGGACAACGGTTCCCCGCCCGTCGCCGGCACCCCGCCGCCCGTGCCCACCACCACCCACATCGCCGACGTCACCGCCGCCGCTCCCGGCTGGCTGCGCGAGGCCCGTCAACTGGCCGGGGACTACGGGCTGGACCGCATCGGCACGGCCCTGGAAGCCCTGGCCGCCGAACGCGGCAGGCAGTTCTTCCGGATTGCGGTGGTGGGCGAGTTCAACCGGGGCAAGTCCACCCTGATCAACCGGTTGATCGGCCGCGACCTGCTGCCGACGGGACCGCGCCCGGTCACTCGTGCCCCGGTGACGGTCCGGGCGGCCCAGGTGGAGTCGCTGCGGCTCACCTGGCCGGACGGGCACGACGAAGTGCGCGCTCTCGACGCCGAGGACCCCTGGGACGGTCTCATCGGCACCCTGCCCACCAAGAGGCCGCCGCACGGAGCGCAGTCCGAGCCGGCACCGCCCGAGCCCGCCGTGGTCGCCGCCGTGGCCGACACCTGGCTGACCGAGCTGGGCATCGAGCTCGTGGACCTGCCGGGTGCCAACTCCGGCAGCGAGGAACAGTTCGAACAGGTGCGCCGCACGGCCGCGGCCAGCGACGCCGTCCTGTTCGTCGTCTCCGCCGTGTCTCCCATGAGCAGCACCGAACACCGCCTCCTCCAGGAGGAGGTGCTGTGCCGCCACGTCCCGTTCACCGCCGTCGTGGTGACCATGCTGGACCTGCTCGCGCCCGAGGACCGCGAGGAGACCGTACGACACCTCAAGCAGCGTCTCGAGGACCTGCCCGGCACCCTTGCCGTGCTGCCGGCCCCGGAGCCCGGCGGCGGAGAGCCGGAGCTCGCGGCCCTGCGCTCGCTCGTCGAGGAGTTCGCCCGGGGCAGCGGCCGGGCGCTGTGGCGTGACCGGCGCATCGCCGCCCAGGTCGCCGACCACTGCGAGGCGATGACCGCGATCGCCGCCGAGGCCATCGCGGCCGACGGGCTGTCCCAGGCCGAGGCCGACGAGCGGGCCGCGCAGGCAACGACACTGCTGGAGAAGGAGGAACAGCGGTGGGAGCAGCTCCGCATCGACCTGACAGGACGTCAACTGGCCCTCACCGCCCGGCTGCGCGAACAGATCCAGCAGGACCGTGACGGTCTCATCGAGCGGCTGCGCTGGGAACTGGAACGCGCCCAGGACCCCGGTGACTGGTGGAAGCGGGACCTGCCCTTCCGGCTGCGGCACGAGCTGTCCCTGCTCGCCCAGCGGTCCGAACGCACCGCCCTGCCCGGTCTGACCGCCGACACCGAGTGGCTCGACACAGAGGTCGCCGGGCAACTGCCGGGTGCCTCGCCGACTCCCGTCCCGGCCTGGCTCGGACCCGCCGTGGAACCACAGCTCACCGGCGAGATCTCCGACCTGTCCAGGACTCGCCTCGCGACCCGGCTCGGCGCCCAGGGCGGCGCCATCGTCGGCTACTTCATCGCGCTGGCCCGTTCGGCGCCGATACCGATGATCTACGGCGCGGGATTCAGCCTGATCGGCGGCCTGCTGGCCGAGGGTGCCATCCGGTCCGCGACCGAACAGCAGCGCAACGAGGTCGACGCCGTACTCGTCCGCGTGGTCGACGACAGCACGGCGGCCTTCCTGCGGCAGGCCGTCGACCTGCTCGCGGACCTCTACACCGACGTGTTCGACCAGCTGCGCGAGTCCCGCGCGGTCTGGCACGACGCCAGACGAGCCGCGCTCGAAGCCCCGCCCGGGTCCGGCGTCGACTGGTCGGCACTGGCCCGTCCCGCGGCCGCCCTGACCGCACGTATCCGGGCCGAACTGCAGAAATGA
- a CDS encoding dynamin family protein, with product MTTTEAVGYGAADAQRLRLMEVCRQLGSIAGQIGNSGAESVVTALLERMDSDAFHVMVVGDFNRGKSTFVNALLGAQVLPVKATPATAVITEVKFGDPPAARLWREDAAEPETVHPEDLISLITVNSKERDQRNPFVRAEVIWPLELCRHNVVLIDSPGLNEHANRDEITLTHLRKADAVIFLQHAIAPMSISESQFLTSYLDAHDPFFVFTYFDAIEDTERDDVVAGARQRIVGLRGEDRDENRFHFVDAKTALRARIAGDATGYQNSGVADLEHALERYLVTDRHKVKLLAPARALRGLARELDRNIPHELALLDTKSADLERRWEAAQQPLRDLEVQARQISLDIRNQTRMLQDRVEALLGGYLASVADEAPAIAAEVPLTTRIGMNPLKVPERAEQVTQEIAAGTARLIEQKVADWVSGSLEPVIHQDLEKLAERMNAQLNSFEARLDELRISLTGVRDAGRAGEREEEQPLTRFLSGAAGFVLGGVAGGMVGARFGAKEALRTLPITLAIAMAWMFTPFGIPTLIGSLLVHGFIKSKEAGGRLENRMREAVGREMATQIRLAAPKQAREAAQAFATTTMEPIARDVTSGLSARTGELTRSVESAREARQQGEEAVEERRAELNRLDALLRKAGDDLGDLADELALL from the coding sequence ATGACCACCACGGAAGCCGTGGGTTACGGCGCCGCGGACGCCCAGCGCCTGCGGCTCATGGAGGTCTGCCGGCAACTCGGGAGCATCGCCGGGCAGATCGGCAACAGCGGGGCGGAATCCGTTGTGACCGCGCTGCTCGAACGGATGGACAGCGATGCCTTCCACGTGATGGTGGTCGGCGACTTCAACCGCGGCAAGTCCACCTTCGTCAACGCCCTCCTGGGCGCCCAGGTGCTGCCGGTCAAGGCGACGCCCGCCACCGCCGTCATCACCGAGGTCAAGTTCGGCGACCCCCCGGCCGCCCGGCTGTGGCGGGAGGACGCCGCGGAACCCGAGACCGTCCACCCCGAGGACCTCATCTCCCTGATCACCGTCAACAGCAAGGAACGCGACCAGCGCAACCCCTTCGTCAGGGCCGAGGTCATCTGGCCACTGGAGCTGTGCCGCCACAACGTGGTGCTCATCGACTCACCCGGCCTCAACGAGCACGCCAACCGCGACGAGATCACCCTCACCCACCTGCGCAAGGCCGACGCGGTGATCTTCCTCCAGCACGCGATCGCCCCCATGAGCATCAGCGAGTCGCAGTTCCTCACGTCCTACCTGGACGCACACGACCCCTTCTTCGTCTTCACCTACTTCGACGCCATCGAGGACACCGAGCGGGACGACGTGGTCGCCGGGGCGCGCCAGCGCATCGTCGGACTGCGCGGCGAGGACCGGGACGAGAACCGCTTCCACTTCGTCGACGCCAAGACCGCTTTGCGCGCCCGGATCGCAGGCGACGCCACCGGCTACCAGAACTCCGGTGTGGCCGACCTGGAACACGCCCTGGAACGCTATCTGGTGACGGACCGTCACAAGGTCAAGCTGCTTGCTCCGGCCCGTGCCCTGCGCGGCCTCGCGCGCGAGCTCGACCGCAACATCCCGCACGAACTCGCCCTGCTCGACACGAAGTCCGCCGACCTGGAACGACGCTGGGAAGCCGCCCAGCAGCCGCTGCGCGACCTGGAGGTACAGGCCCGGCAGATCTCGCTGGACATCCGCAACCAGACCCGGATGCTCCAGGACCGGGTGGAAGCCCTGCTCGGCGGCTACCTCGCGTCCGTGGCGGACGAGGCTCCGGCGATCGCGGCTGAGGTCCCCCTGACGACCAGGATCGGCATGAATCCGCTGAAGGTTCCGGAGCGGGCCGAACAGGTCACCCAGGAGATCGCCGCAGGCACCGCCAGGCTCATCGAGCAGAAGGTGGCGGACTGGGTGAGCGGTTCGCTGGAGCCGGTGATCCACCAGGACCTGGAGAAGCTCGCCGAGCGGATGAACGCTCAGCTGAACTCCTTCGAGGCCCGCCTGGACGAGCTGCGGATCAGCCTCACCGGGGTACGGGACGCCGGGCGCGCCGGGGAGCGCGAGGAGGAACAGCCGCTCACCAGGTTCCTTTCGGGGGCGGCCGGCTTCGTCCTCGGCGGAGTCGCGGGCGGCATGGTCGGTGCCCGGTTCGGAGCCAAGGAGGCGCTGCGCACCCTGCCGATCACGCTGGCGATCGCCATGGCCTGGATGTTCACCCCGTTCGGAATCCCGACCCTGATCGGCAGCCTGCTCGTCCATGGATTCATCAAGAGCAAGGAGGCCGGCGGCCGGCTGGAGAACAGGATGCGGGAGGCGGTCGGCCGCGAGATGGCCACCCAGATCAGGCTGGCCGCGCCCAAGCAGGCCCGCGAGGCGGCCCAGGCATTCGCCACCACGACGATGGAACCCATCGCCCGTGACGTGACCTCGGGGCTCTCCGCCCGGACCGGTGAACTGACCCGCAGCGTGGAGTCGGCACGGGAGGCGCGTCAGCAGGGCGAGGAGGCCGTCGAGGAACGCCGCGCCGAACTGAACCGGCTGGACGCACTGCTCCGCAAAGCCGGTGACGACCTCGGCGACCTGGCCGACGAACTGGCGTTGCTCTGA
- a CDS encoding Crp/Fnr family transcriptional regulator — protein sequence MRFEGGERLLREGEYGSHVFLLLSGWFKVLATTEDDREALMAVRAGGDIVGELACFDAQPRVATVVAAGAGTAKTITRQEFLAALARHDDAAQAVMRAVAGKLRWATRRRQEFGGCPVSTRVARVLGELTRVYGRACEAGVSIGVSLTQPELAALVGASEPSVHRVLRMLREHRIIETGYRRILVRDVPELSRIAGTD from the coding sequence GTGCGCTTCGAGGGCGGTGAACGACTGCTGCGCGAGGGCGAGTACGGCTCGCACGTCTTCCTGCTGCTGAGCGGCTGGTTCAAGGTGCTGGCCACGACGGAGGACGACCGGGAGGCGCTGATGGCGGTCCGGGCCGGTGGTGACATCGTCGGCGAACTGGCCTGCTTCGACGCGCAGCCACGCGTTGCCACGGTCGTGGCGGCCGGAGCGGGGACGGCGAAGACGATCACCCGGCAGGAGTTCCTCGCGGCTCTCGCGCGGCACGACGACGCCGCCCAGGCGGTGATGCGCGCGGTGGCGGGCAAGCTGCGCTGGGCAACCCGGAGGAGACAGGAGTTCGGGGGTTGTCCGGTGAGCACCCGGGTGGCCCGGGTACTGGGTGAGCTGACCCGGGTGTACGGCCGGGCCTGCGAGGCCGGGGTCTCGATCGGGGTGTCGCTCACCCAACCGGAGCTGGCGGCGCTGGTCGGGGCCTCCGAACCGAGCGTCCACCGGGTGTTACGCATGCTGCGCGAGCACCGGATCATCGAGACCGGGTACCGGCGGATCCTGGTCCGGGACGTCCCCGAACTCAGCCGGATCGCCGGTACGGACTGA
- a CDS encoding DEAD/DEAH box helicase, translated as MSRRPQKSNRRASSPPPSASSPREFRLPESTTPALPAVEDFAGLDMPAGLLKTLTAQGVTTPFPIQAATLPNSLAGRDLLGRGRTGSGKTLAFGLALLARTAGLRAQPKAPLALVLVPTRELAQQVADALTPYATAVNLRLATVVGGLSITRQANALRRGAEVVVATPGRLNDLVEQGDCVLDSVRITVLDEADQMTDMGFLPQITRLIQQVRPDGQRLLFSATLDANIDRLVQRFLTDPVVHSVDPSAGAVTTMEHHVLHVLDETDKKAVTTRIAARDGRVILFLDTKRSADRLAKRLLSVGVRAAALHGGRSQPQRTRTLEQFKNGQVTTLVATNVAARGIHIDDLDLVVNVDPPNDHKDYLHRGGRTARAGGSGSVVTLVLPDQKQDVTRLMSDAGIRPRTARVRSGDPELVTLTGAREPSGVPVTIEVPQPTTPTTSRPDRKTGGTERGRRSGRRRRSGDGPGATTGAATRSDTSASSGRGSALRAGTAGAKGAKGGAVGAGGRGADRRGAAGAATGTASGKDARGSRRRAAAACEPRVALPAAAAVPPAAVAPTAEAAAARRPPSAASGATYPGTTSCAGQAAPTEKSHQNTQLLGAARKSGTQCVTGGILAKNERRCEGPSHDINRCAHRARSAAGGKPLAGGQPAGWTLRGDAQPADRTRAAGALRGR; from the coding sequence ATGTCCCGCAGGCCCCAGAAGTCGAACCGGCGCGCCTCGTCACCCCCACCGTCCGCGTCGTCGCCAAGGGAATTCCGGCTGCCGGAAAGCACGACACCCGCGCTTCCCGCCGTCGAGGACTTCGCCGGTCTGGACATGCCCGCGGGGCTGCTGAAGACCCTCACCGCGCAAGGCGTCACCACCCCCTTCCCCATCCAGGCCGCCACGCTGCCCAATTCGCTCGCCGGCCGTGACCTGCTGGGGCGGGGACGCACCGGCTCCGGCAAGACCCTCGCGTTCGGGCTGGCGCTGCTGGCCCGCACAGCCGGACTGCGCGCGCAGCCCAAGGCACCCCTCGCCCTCGTGCTGGTGCCCACCCGGGAACTCGCCCAGCAGGTGGCGGACGCGCTGACCCCCTACGCGACGGCGGTGAACCTCCGGCTGGCCACCGTGGTCGGCGGACTGTCCATCACCAGGCAGGCCAATGCGCTCCGGCGCGGCGCCGAGGTGGTCGTGGCGACTCCCGGCAGACTCAACGACCTCGTGGAACAAGGGGACTGCGTACTCGACAGCGTACGCATCACGGTGCTGGACGAAGCCGACCAGATGACCGACATGGGTTTCCTGCCGCAGATCACCAGGCTGATCCAGCAAGTACGGCCCGACGGACAGCGCCTGCTCTTCTCGGCCACCCTCGACGCCAATATCGACCGCCTGGTGCAGCGGTTCCTGACCGACCCCGTGGTGCACTCCGTGGACCCGTCCGCGGGGGCGGTGACCACCATGGAGCACCATGTGCTCCACGTCCTGGACGAGACCGACAAGAAGGCCGTCACCACGCGCATCGCGGCCCGTGACGGCCGGGTCATCCTCTTCCTCGACACCAAGAGGTCCGCCGACCGGCTCGCCAAGCGGCTCCTGTCCGTCGGTGTCCGCGCGGCGGCACTGCACGGAGGCCGCTCCCAGCCGCAGCGGACCCGAACCCTGGAACAGTTCAAGAACGGCCAGGTCACCACACTGGTGGCGACGAACGTCGCGGCCCGGGGCATACACATCGACGACCTCGACCTCGTCGTCAACGTCGATCCCCCCAACGACCACAAGGACTACCTCCACCGGGGCGGCCGCACGGCCCGCGCCGGCGGCTCGGGCAGCGTGGTCACGCTGGTCCTGCCCGACCAGAAGCAGGACGTCACCCGGCTCATGTCGGACGCGGGTATCCGCCCCCGAACGGCCCGCGTCAGGTCGGGCGACCCGGAACTGGTCACCCTCACCGGCGCCCGCGAGCCTTCGGGCGTGCCCGTCACCATCGAGGTCCCCCAGCCGACGACACCGACGACGTCCCGCCCGGACCGGAAGACGGGCGGCACCGAGCGCGGCAGGCGGTCCGGCCGCCGACGCCGAAGCGGCGACGGGCCCGGGGCGACGACAGGTGCGGCCACCAGGAGTGACACCTCCGCAAGCAGCGGCCGCGGCTCTGCCCTCCGTGCGGGAACGGCCGGGGCCAAGGGGGCCAAGGGTGGTGCCGTCGGCGCGGGCGGGCGCGGTGCCGACCGCCGTGGCGCGGCCGGTGCGGCGACCGGCACCGCATCCGGCAAGGACGCCCGCGGATCCCGCCGACGAGCGGCGGCCGCATGCGAGCCACGGGTGGCGCTGCCGGCAGCGGCGGCCGTGCCTCCGGCGGCCGTGGCTCCGACCGCCGAGGCGGCCGCCGCACGTCGGCCACCTAGCGCGGCATCAGGCGCCACGTACCCCGGTACCACATCATGTGCGGGGCAAGCGGCCCCGACCGAAAAGTCACACCAAAACACCCAACTTCTGGGCGCAGCACGGAAGTCGGGGACACAATGCGTGACAGGCGGCATCTTGGCCAAAAACGAACGGCGATGCGAAGGGCCCAGTCATGACATCAACCGCTGCGCGCACCGGGCCCGCTCCGCGGCCGGTGGAAAGCCGCTGGCCGGAGGCCAGCCTGCTGGGTGGACTCTGCGGGGAGACGCGCAACCAGCTGATCGGACTCGGGCGGCCGGTGCGCTTCGAGGGCGGTGA
- a CDS encoding cold-shock protein, with amino-acid sequence MAQGTVKWFNSEKGFGFIAQDGGGPDVFAHYSNIATQGFRELQEGQRVSFDVTQGQKGPQAENIVPA; translated from the coding sequence ATGGCACAGGGAACCGTGAAGTGGTTCAACTCTGAAAAGGGTTTCGGCTTCATCGCGCAGGACGGCGGCGGCCCCGACGTCTTCGCCCACTACTCGAACATCGCGACGCAGGGCTTCCGTGAGCTCCAGGAGGGCCAGCGGGTCTCCTTCGACGTCACGCAGGGCCAGAAGGGCCCGCAGGCGGAGAACATCGTCCCCGCCTGA